A single Glycine soja cultivar W05 chromosome 14, ASM419377v2, whole genome shotgun sequence DNA region contains:
- the LOC114383300 gene encoding putative disease resistance protein At5g05400 isoform X2 → MGDIVVSIVAKLAEYTVDPILHHARYLCCFNNIAGNLPNAKEELELTRNSVKERVEEAIMRTEKIEPAVEKWLKDVEKVLEEVHMLQGRISEVNKSHFRRQFQYFLTKKIARKIEKMAQLNHNSKFDPFSKIAELPGMKYYSSKDFVLFKSRESTYENLLEALKDKSVSMIGLVGLGGSGKTTLAKEVGKKAEELKLFEKVVMVTVSQTPNIRSIQVQIADKLGLKFVEESEEGRAQRLSKRLRTGTTLLILDDVWENLDFEAIGIPYNENNKGCGVLLTTRSREVCISMQCQTIIELNLLTGEEAWDLFKLNANITGESPYVLKGVATKIVDECKGLPIAIVTVGSTLKGKTFEEWESALSRLEDSKPLDIPKGLRSPYACLQLSYDNLTNQLAKSLFLLCSIFPEDHEIDLEDLFRFGMGLTGTFGTMVKGRREMQTAVSVLIDSYLLLQVSKKERVKMHDMVRDVALWIASKTGQAILASTGRDQLMDETIKDKRAISLWDLKNGQLLGDDQLNCPSLEILLFHSRKVAFEVSNACFERLKMIKILAFLTSSYTWSLYTTSRTLSLPQSMKSLQNLHTLCLRGYKLGDISILESLQALEVLDLRGSSFIELPNGIASLKKLKLLDLFCCFIQENNAYEVIGRCMQLNELYLYIRSYAYVEFPHNISFSRLERYVLIYNMDPLYSLSWMEILEEHRPCRALCTRGFNASVQSFISLPIKDFFQKAEYLHLEHLKGGYENVIPSIVPQGMNHLIFLKLESCPEIECVFDSTNVDLLQTEDAFSSLVILILSELDNLQEVFDDPSSRCSLKSLEELTIWSCRQLYNISFPKNSKLCHLKVLTIRDCPMLTCIFKPSIVQTLELLEEVTISDCYELKQIIEEVEEGSVDYVSSQSHTSLMLPKLRTLTILRCHSLEYIFPMCYVHGLASLEELHIKFCDKLKYVFGSEKEHDLRVYQHQSHPQTNIHINFLNLKTLRLNQLPNLVEIWPKYFDPHLPNLKVLGCIDCPRLPDSWVRRVMIIDSDLQQDSTATEKELLCLVTTTFNQLSDQVLSSKLGHVLKFRELALSGLGVKGLFQFQIREHGSNRELAPLNLDLTYAYLWYLPELEFIWKGPTNFLSLQMLNMIYVNGCPKLTTIFSPIIVRSLPMLTRLIIIDCEELEQIFDSGDAQTLYTCSQQVGFPNLEEICVKKCNKLKYLFHNFVAGHFHNLIELEIEDCSELQKVFAFECETDDDGQEGIVKDGEKVLLRKLLRIRLSTLPNFKEIHHGFKLKDDVKEHFINDCPKYSPSLYLHTEE, encoded by the exons ATGGGGGATATCGTTGTTTCCATCGTAGCAAAGTTAGCAGAATATACAGTGGACCCAATTTTACACCATGCTCGATACTTGTGTTGTTTCAACAACATTGCTGGGAATCTTCCAAATGCCAAGGAAGAATTGGAATTAACCCGAAACAGTGTGAAGGAACGAGTTGAAGAAGCTATTATGAGGACTGAAAAAATTGAACCAGCAGTTGAGAAGTGGctgaaagatgttgagaaagTCTTAGAAGAAGTGCATATGCTTCAAGGAAGAATTTCGGAAGTAAACAAGAGCCATTTCAGAAGGCAATTCCAatattttcttacaaaaaaaatagcaagaaaaattgagaaaatggCTCAACTCAACCACAACAGCAAGTTTGATCCATTTTCTAAGATTGCCGAACTTCCAGGAATGAAGTACTATTCATCCAAAGATTTTGTTCTTTTCAAATCAAGAGAATCGACTTATGAGAACCTTTTGGAAGCTTTAAAGGATAAAAGTGTTTCCATGATTGGACTAGTTGGACTAGGAGGCTCAGGAAAAACTACTTTGGCGAAAGAGGTTGGTAAGAAAGCTGAGGAGTTAAAACTTTTTGAGAAGGTAGTCATGGTAACAGTCTCTCAAACTCCAAATATTAGAAGCATCCAAGTGCAAATTGCTGATAAGTTGGGTTTGAAATTTGTGGAAGAATCAGAGGAAGGTAGAGCACAAAGACTATCAAAGAGATTAAGGACAGGCACAACTCTACTAATCTTGGATGATGTATGGGAAAACCTAGACTTTGAAGCTATAGGTATTCCatacaatgaaaataataaGGGGTGTGGAGTACTCTTAACCACTCGGAGTAGAGAAGTATGCATTTCCATGCAATGCCAAACAATAATTGAGCTCAATCTCTTAACTGGTGAGGAAGCTTGGGATTTGTTCAAATTGAATGCAAACATAACTGGTGAGTCCCCATATGTATTGAAAGGCGTTGCAACAAAAATTGTTGATGAATGTAAAGGATTGCCTATTGCAATTGTGACGGTGGGAAGCACACTAAAGGGCAAAACTTTTGAAGAGTGGGAGTCCGCACTGTCAAGACTAGAAGATTCCAAACCACTGGATATTCCAAAAGGCTTAAGAAGTCCTTATGCTTGTCTGCAATTAAGTTATGATAATTTGACTAATCAACTAGCCAAGTCCTTGTTCTTGTTGTGCTCTATATTTCCAGAGGATCATGAAATTGATTTGGAAGATTTGTTTCGATTTGGAATGGGCCTAACTGGGACTTTTGGAACAATGGTgaaaggaaggagggagatgcaGACAGCTGTTAGCGTCCTCATTGATTCTTATTTGTTGTTGCAGGTcagtaaaaaagaaagagtgaaaaTGCATGACATGGTTCGTGATGTAGCCTTGTGGATAGCCTCTAAAACTGGTCAAGCAATTTTGGCAAGTACTGGAAGGGATCAGTTAATGGATGAAACCATAAAAGATAAGAGGGCAATATCCTTATGGGATTTGAAAAATGGCCAGCTTCTTGGTGATGATCAATTGAATTGTCCATCGCTTGAAATTCTCTTGTTTCATTCTCGCAAGGTTGCCTTTGAAGTATCAAATGCTTGTTTTGAAAggctaaaaatgattaaaatcctGGCATTCTTAACATCTAGCTATACGTGGAGTTTATATACGACATCTCGCACCTTGTCACTGCCACAATCAATGAAGTCATTACAAAATCTTCATACTCTGTGCTTGAGAGGTTATAAATTAGGTGACATCTCCATTTTGGAAAGCCTACAAGCACTTGAGGTTCTTGACTTGCGTGGTTCTTCTTTTATAGAATTGCCTAATGGAATCGCGTCATTAAAGAAATTGAAGCTTCTGGATTTGTTCTGTTGTTTCATTCAGGAAAATAATGCTTACGAGGTTATAGGAAGATGTATGCAGCTGAATGAATTGTATTTGTATATACGTTCATATGCATATGTGGAATTTCCGCATAATATCTCTTTCTCAAGATTAGAGAggtatgttttaatttataatatggaCCCCTTATACTCGTTGTCGTGGATGGAAATATTGGAAGAACATAGACCATGTAGAGCGTTATGCACACGTGGTTTTAATGCGTCAGTTCAAAGTTTTATATCATTACCAATCAAGGATTTCTTTCAAAAAGCAGAGTACCTTCATTTGGAGCACCTTAAGGGAGGTTACGAAAATGTAATCCCATCCATAGTTCCACAAGGCATGAATCACTTGATTTTCCTTAAGTTAGAATCTTGTCCAGAGATAGAATGCGTCTTTGATAGTACCAATGTTGATCTGCTGCAAACTGAAGATGCGTTCTCCAGCCTAGTCATTTTAATCTTGTCTGAATTGGATAACCTTCAAGAAGTGTTTGATGACCCCTCTTCCAGATGTTCTCTCAAAAGTTTAGAAGAGCTAACCATATGGAGTTGCAGACAATTGTACAATATTTCTTTTCCCAAGAACTCAAAGCTATGCCATCTTAAGGTCTTGACAATAAGAGATTGCCCGATGCTAACTTGTATCTTCAAGCCATCCATTGTCCAAACTCTAGAGCTGCTAGAAGAAGTGACAATATCTGACTGCTATGAATTGAAGCAGATAAtagaagaagtggaagaaggGAGTGTTGATTATGTTAGCAGTCAAAGTCATACCTCTTTGATGCTCCCAAAATTAAGGACACTTACTATTCTTCGATGTCACAGCTTGGAATATATATTCCCTATGTGTTATGTTCACGGGCTAGCAAGTTTGGAAGAGCTGCAcattaaattttgtgataagtTGAAGTATGTATTTGGCAGTGAAAAGGAACATGATCTTAGAGTGTACCAGCACCAGAGTCATCCTCAGACTAATATTCACATCAATTTCCTTAATTTGAAAACTCTACGGTTGAATCAGTTGCCGAATTTGGTTGAGATTTGGCCTAAATATTTTGATCCACATTTACCAAATTTGAAAGTGCTAGGATGCATTGATTGTCCAAGACTGCCTGACTCTTGGGTGCGTAGGGTGATGATTATTGATTCAGATCTGCAACAAGACTCAACTGCAACG GAGAAGGAATTATTATGCTTGGTTACCACCACATTCAACCAATTATCCGATCAAGTGCTTTCCTCTAAACTTGGACATGTACTCAAATTTAGAGAACTTGCTTTGTCTGGTCTTGGAGTAAAAGGTCTTTTTCAATTCCAAATCAGAGAACATGGGAGCAACAGAGAACTTGCTCCTTTAAACTTGGATCTAACTTATGCTTACTTATGGTATCTACCTGAGCTCGAGTTCATATGGAAGGGCCCCACAAATTTTCTAAGCCTCCAGATGCTTAACATGATTTATGTGAATGGATGTCCAAAATTGACAACCATCTTCTCCCCTATCATTGTTAGAAGCTTACCAATGCTGACAAGACTGATAATAATTGATTGTGAGGAATTGGAGCAAATATTTGATTCAGGTGATGCACAAACCCTATATACTTGTTCACAACAAGTGGGCTTCCCAAATCTCGAGGAGATTTGTGTCAAAAAGTGCAACAAGTTGAAATacctttttcataattttgtggCTGGTCACTTTCACAATCTGATCGAGTTGGAGATAGAAGACTGCTCTGAGTTACAGAAGGTTTTTGCTTTTGAATGTGAAACTGATGACGATGGTCAAGAAGGGATTGTTAAGGATGGAGAAAAAGTACTACTACGTAAGCTGCTACGTATAAGACTCAGCACTTTGCCAAACTTCAAAGAGATTCACCATGGATTCAAGTTAAAAGATGATGTTAAAGAACATTTCATAAATGATTGTCCTAAATATTCTCCAAGTTTATATCTACACACAG